CTTATGTATTTGAAGAAGAAGTGGTTGGAGGAGCTGTTCCGAAGAACTACTTCCCGGCAGTAGAAAAAGGTCTGCAGGAGTCTGTGGTGAAAGGACCTCTGGCCGGATATCCGGTAGTAGGCGTAAAGGCAGTACTCTACGATGGATCATACCATCCGGTAGATTCTTCGGAGATGGCATTTAAGACTGCTACGATCCAGGCATTTAAGAAAGGATTCATGGAAGCATCACCGGTTCTGTTAGAGCCAATTGCTTCTCTGAAGGTTACGGTACCGGATGATTATACCGGAGATGTAATGGGGGATCTGAACAAACGCCGTGGACGTGTGCTCGGTATGACACCGATTGCAGGCGGCAAGCAGATCATTGAGGCAGATGTCCCGATGACCGGGCTGTTCGGATATTGTACCGTACTTCGTTCCATGACCGGTGGACGCGGAAGCTATGCTTACGAATTTGCAAGATATGAGCAGGCACCGTCAGACGTTCAGGAACGTGAGATCGCTGCAAGAGCTACCGAAGAATAAAGCAGAATGATAGACGAATTCCTGAAAATTCAGAGGAATGGAGTTCTGAAAAGAAACAGGAAGAAGGTCTTACAGGGGGATCGACAATCCAGATGTCGATCCTCTTTGTGTCTGGCGACTGCGCTCAATCCCGGAATGTGCCAGGAGACACTTTCCGAGGGGGGCGGTAATGAGCCAAAGTCTGTGATTGTATTTTTGAAAGAAAGGTGCTATAATGCCTTTGCGTTTTGTGATGAAAGTGTGAAAAAAATAGCATAGATTGCCAGGTTTCTAAAGAGACGATGGAGGAGAAGAAATGAAAATCGTGATTATCGGCGATGGAAAAGTCGGATATCGACTTGCCAAACAGCTCTCAGAGGAGAACTATGATATTGTGATGATCGACAGCAATGAGGGAAAGTTACGAACGGCGATTGATAAGCTTGATATTTTTTGTGTGGCGGGACAGGCTACGGATGTGGAAGTACAGAAGGAAGCGGATGTACCGCATTCGGATCTGGTGATTGCCTGCACTTCTATGGATGAAATCAATATGTTGAGTTGTCTGATTGCAAGGAGACTGGGAGCGAGACACTCTATCGCAAGAGTGAGAAATCCAATCTACTATAAACAGATTGATATGATGAAGAAAGATCTTCGGCTCAGTATGGTTGTAAATCCGGAATTGATCGTGGCAAAAGAGATCGCGCGTGTGCTGATCTTTCCGGATGCAAGTAAAGTAGAGACGTTTGTAAGGGAAAGAGTAGAACTGGTAGAATTTCCTATTACGGAAGACAGTGCGCTGGCCGGAATGGCTCTGAAAGATCTCTATGACAAATTCCAGATCCGTATTCTGGTATGTGCAGTGGAGCACGGCAAGAATGAAGTGGTGATCCCGGATGGAGAATATCGGATCCAGGCAGGGGACAGACTCCATGTGACGGCGTCTCATGTAGATGTGGATGAATTTCGCAGAAAATTCGGAAAGCGGAAAAATAAAATTAAAAATGTGTTGATCTGTGGAGGTGGTCGTGTCAGTTATTATCTGGCAACCGGTCTTACGAAGTTGGGGATGCAGGTGAAGATCATTGAGCGAGATAGAAATCGCTGCGAGGAACTCTGTGAACTGATTCCGAAGGCAACGATCATCTGTGGAGATGCCACAGATCACGATCTTTTATATGAAGAAGGAATCCGTGAAGCGGATGCTTTTGTCGCACTGACTGGTATGGATGAAGAGAATATCATTATGGCATTGTTTGCAAAGAACCAGAATGTGGCAAAGATTGTTGCGAAGGTGAATGAAGACCGCCGGGTAGAGATGATCGAGGATCTGGGAATCGACAGCGTGGTATCTGCAAAGAC
This window of the Mediterraneibacter butyricigenes genome carries:
- the trkA gene encoding Trk system potassium transporter TrkA, with amino-acid sequence MKIVIIGDGKVGYRLAKQLSEENYDIVMIDSNEGKLRTAIDKLDIFCVAGQATDVEVQKEADVPHSDLVIACTSMDEINMLSCLIARRLGARHSIARVRNPIYYKQIDMMKKDLRLSMVVNPELIVAKEIARVLIFPDASKVETFVRERVELVEFPITEDSALAGMALKDLYDKFQIRILVCAVEHGKNEVVIPDGEYRIQAGDRLHVTASHVDVDEFRRKFGKRKNKIKNVLICGGGRVSYYLATGLTKLGMQVKIIERDRNRCEELCELIPKATIICGDATDHDLLYEEGIREADAFVALTGMDEENIIMALFAKNQNVAKIVAKVNEDRRVEMIEDLGIDSVVSAKTATADMIMSYVRARQNSYGSANVETMYQLVGGKVEALEFIVRSEAEYTNIPLKNLTIKPNNLIACIARENRIILPDGEDCIKVGDSVIVVTMSQKVQDIKDIIVSNGRK